The Erigeron canadensis isolate Cc75 chromosome 1, C_canadensis_v1, whole genome shotgun sequence genome segment TATAATTCGTACGTAGATCGAATGTATACGTAAAATGATGTTTGTCCAATATGAGCTGATCGTTTTATTCGTCCTTTTTATACACCCCGCACTACCACCGAATAaagttcatttatttatttttataaataaaataaattccaTGGTTTTGAccaatgtttttgttttcttgctcgtttttatttataattaaaagttttttttttttttttaatccttacATTTGATTCCTACAGCTTTTAGTAGGACGTTTAAAGTTTGTGTGTGTGCTTACATATGTATGATTATGACTATTCTTTATTTAATTGCCACAAAAATTACCTTTGTctcaattttttgaaattaaatgtgTCAAAAACTCGACCCGAAATGAAACATGCTTAAACACATTTAATTCCAACGTTAATTGTATGATTTGCTTATCTAAATCAATCAAATGACGTGTGTCAAACGTGCCAACTAGGTTTGGGTTCTCAAATCTTTAaataactaacaaaacactttTGATTCTCATACCAAGTCGGATTGACCGGTCAACCTGTTTATTACCCATCCAACCCAAGACCATATAATAAACGGGCCAGGTCAATCAATCCATTTATACACCAAACCTTTCATTCTGAACCAAACCAACTTATTTCATGTACGTGTGGTTTTGTATCATGTTCGCAGGTTGCATCGAAAATAGCCACCACTACTGAAGGTatcaaaaaataagaaaaacccgTTGAAAACCACAAAAGGAAGTACATTAAGAAACAACCACCACATTGGAATATAATTCAACTCTTTGAATCTTGGCATCCATAGATCTGAACAAACAAGGCCACAAGGGTATCCATCGATCCAAACCAATTCTGCCACCAATTACGGTCGAGGCATCTATGTTGAGACTCGTCTCTTTCACTTATTTACTTCCTCATCTTACTTATGTCATGACCTTTGTTTATTCCCTCATCAGATAGCCAAAATTCGCTACTGATAcgcttaaaaataaaactaagacACATTCAAATTTCAAGGTGATTATAAGGATGTCGAAATTACATAAGCCACATGTCATTTAGTAGATTAGGCATTACAATCTACGCATCAATATCATAATCACATTTTCATTTCTTCCTTAATCAGTACCAACTCACAAGGTAACTAAAAGAATACTCACGACTACTCATTGCTGCAATATGATCCTATGCCCATCTGACAGGCTTATTTCATTTAACGAAATTACCTAAGAGATTGCTACATCTGTCAAAAATAATGATTCACTTCCCATAAATTATTTGGAAGATGATGAAATTATCCTCATAAACGCACCAAAATTTTACTTTATAAAGGGTAAAGCTCATCCACTGATTTTCTTCTCTTCAGCAGCCTTAATGATGTCGATGAATTCAGGCTACAcaagaaagataaagaaatagACTAAGAACAAGCCCACACATGAAGTGAGTAGAAAAGATAACAATGTAGCTTTACCTTTAGAGAAGCTCCACCTACTAAGAATCCATCAACATCTAGTTGACCTCCCAATTCTTTGCAATTGGAACCGTTTACAGATCCTGCAAATGAACGCCAAAAAGGTATGAAGGGGTGTTCGATCGGGTGTACATCTTCAAAGCGATTATGTGAAACTTATAAATAACCAGATCCAGACAGTCCCAGTTTGAAACAAAAGGAGTTCTATATGATAATCTTTGCATGTACTCGTGTTGTTTGAAGTTAATCAGGGCCTTACACAAATACAAGCATCCCTAAGACCGACTTATTCACAGGACCTCAAGGGGATTTGCTATTTATTTGAATTTGGACATTAATATATTCAACAGTAGAGAAAATTTAACAGTCAGAAGTTAACAGTAGTTTTATTCATGCTACAACAAAGTAGAAATTTACGCAAGGATTTATAGTTTTATGCTAATGTCAAGTCTAATCGCTAATGTATGCATACCTCCATAGATAATCCTGGTTTTTGCAGCAATATCAGCATTGACATTGGCTGCAAGCCATTTCCTTAATTCTGCATGTACCTGTTTTGCATtcgcaagaaaaaaaaaaagtttcatacTTTTATAAGTAATTTTGTTTTCAATGTTGACCTTAAGAAAACAATTAACTTTTgaaatcattatatatttaataaaactagTGGTTCACTTACTTCTTGAGCCTGAGCTGGAGTGGCAACCTTTCCTGTTCCAATAGCCCAAACTGGCTCATATGCCAAGACAACATTGTCCCAGCTTGCTATCTTGTCTGCAACAAAGTATTTGCAAGTTTACGTCACAAACAGACAATAAGGTCACCATTCCACAACAACGTATTACATATTGCCTGTTTTTCAATATACAAGTGAAAACATCCCTGAGATGAGTTGAATCTAGCAATAACTACTGTTAGCAGAAGTTGACAACAGGgaacaatatatttttaactttgaatTCAATGCATAAGTATAACATCAGCTGAAGTATATCAAATATGAAGCCATCTAATACACATTCTATTAAACAGGAATAGCTATAAAAGTTATACCTGCAATTGCTTCAGTTTGTGCAGCAACAACTTGCATAGTGGTCCCAGCTTCCCGCTCTTCAAGAGTCTCGCCCACACAAGCAATCACCTTCAAACCTTGACAAAGTGCATATGCAACCTTTTCTCCAATAAACTGAATAGAAAGATAACAAACTTCTGAACTAGTTTATTTACAAAAACACATAAGCCAATTATCATTCTTCACAAAAACACATAAGCCTATTGACACTTTTTGAGCTTAAAAAATTCACACGCATCACACATTGGACTTGAACCCACAACCTCTTAGTTAGTGGGCTTCCTTTACATCTCTACTTATGAATGAACATGAAAAAAATTACCTCATTGGATTCATTTAAGAGAGCTCTTCTTTACAAAAACACATAAGCCTATTGACACTTTTTGAGCTTAAACAATTCACACGCATCGCACATTGGACTTGAACCCACAACCTCTTAGTTAGTGGGCTTCCTTTACATCTCTACTTATGAATGAACATGAaaaaattcattaaacaaaTTACCTCATTGGATTCATTTAAGAGAGCTCTTCTTTCAGAGTGACCGATGATGACCCATGGGATTCCTATGTTGACGAGCATCTCTGCACTGCACATACAATTAAAAATCTGAATGACACTAGGTATGAAGTATAGTTCATCAGTTAAGAGaatttcaaagtctttttttttttgttactttgaccttaaatactttttattgcattacataatacttgataaaagttatacctaatgaaaaaaaatctaaaactcaatcaattcatatgaatttcatcaagtattttaccatacaaacaaaaatatttaaagtcaaagttacAAAAGAAAGATTTTGATAATTCAAAACTGGACACTTTTAGTGGGACAAATGGAGTATCATTTCTCTTAAAACGGATGGCATCAAAACCGGTTTAAAAGAGAAAGataaatgcatttttttttccgAATGGATGGTGATTAAATGCACAATAACATACCTAATTTCACCTGTGAATGCACCTCCTTTTTTAACCCAGCAATTCTGGGCTGCAACTTGAAAATTGGGCTTTAGTTCACTTTTGACACAGGGGAGGAACACAAAGGGAGGGCTCACCACAACCTCTACAAAAGCAGGGAATTCTTGTGACTTCATGTATAAGCAATATTAAATATCGAAATATTCAAGTTACTGTAACCctctataaaataataatctGTTAAAGATGTAACAAACTATTCTGTAATAATACAAAGTATTCTACCTACAACATCTGCAGATGGCACTTGACCTTCATTAAGTGTTGACACAATCTTCTTAACCTCATCCTTAGTTCCATTCTGTAATAAATTTTGTCAGATAAACTAATCAACAAACACACATAACTCTTATGAGTAAAATTTATCTCTTTAGCTGCTATAAATAATAACCATACTGCGAAGAATTTGCAATTGCATATACTAACACTAATTCATATATTGATACATTACTGTTATAACGATCAtttgttatactatatatgaACGTTTCATAAATTCATCATCGTAACTAATTAACAACTTACGCATTTCCAGTTGCCTCCAACGAAGAACTTTCGTCCCATATCGGATCAAAAAGTGTGCAGCAAGAAAATGgtttgttcttaattaaattaggATGATATATAGTAAATGGCAAATTAAAGCAAAGAAACAGACCACACAGTATCAACACAAACACATACTCTTTAAGGTTACTGAATGGAAGTGGCTTTAATTTCTCCGAAAATTTGTATGGCAAGTAGTTTTTAACGGATCACAAAAGGACTTTATTTCCCGATTTCTATTACGTATTTATAGTTAAGATTTAATTAGATACATACATAGgttcataaacataaacataaacataaacaatagaTAATATACGCATGATCTTTTCCATATTCAAAATGGTTTTACTAATAATGTGGATGAATTAAAGGGTTTTGCGataaggtgcattaattagttgtacaattattaaaaattcAGGTGTGGGCTTTTAATATAGaaatgtacaatttttttatatacatgaaACCCTAAAGGCTTTATTTagtatttttcataaattaattgtgattttaccataaaatttgaAGCTGAAttattttagtaaatatttttaatttttaaaataggaAAATCCATTTTTGATATAATGAGTTTAAACTAAATATAATAAGTTCAAgagatttttatatatgaaatttactttttaagAATCTAACCTTGCGAATGACGaattgaaaaatcaaaaccTCTAAATACTTGATTAAGTTTTATAATAACGAGCATAATACCAGCGCATTGTAGCGGAATTTTATTGCTACTTTTGTGGATGAATACATTGGTTAcataatatatcaaaaatatagattataagATTCTGTCGATTGTTTTAAAACATATAGAAAtatcaatgttaattaaattaaaatcaattacaaatttataacaaaaatagtgaactaatataataaaagtaaaaaacaaaccaatataatatttatacatacac includes the following:
- the LOC122585442 gene encoding triosephosphate isomerase, cytosolic-like — its product is MGRKFFVGGNWKCNGTKDEVKKIVSTLNEGQVPSADVVEVVVSPPFVFLPCVKSELKPNFQVAAQNCWVKKGGAFTGEISAEMLVNIGIPWVIIGHSERRALLNESNEFIGEKVAYALCQGLKVIACVGETLEEREAGTTMQVVAAQTEAIADKIASWDNVVLAYEPVWAIGTGKVATPAQAQEVHAELRKWLAANVNADIAAKTRIIYGGSVNGSNCKELGGQLDVDGFLVGGASLKPEFIDIIKAAEEKKISG